In a single window of the Zonotrichia albicollis isolate bZonAlb1 chromosome 23, bZonAlb1.hap1, whole genome shotgun sequence genome:
- the LOC102073665 gene encoding olfactory receptor 10C1-like — translation MILGNLSGPSEFRLLGFSGNSHLHPLLFVILLSLYILTLVANTVIAFTINTDNSLHTPMYFFLTQLSCLDICYLSAMIPTILENLVVGTVSISKARCAMQMFFFLFFGVAECFLLAAMSLDRYFAVCHPLHYTIIMSSRVCRGLVAGCYICGAAVGLIHTLITFSSPLCGSAIDHFFCEIQPLLDLLCGNTLPRELQVILVAVFAILSPFLLVIYSYIHIISTILHMASAESQQKAFSTCSSHLLVVTLFYGTAGSTYLRPKSTYCAAVDKFLSLSYSVLTPLLNPIIYSLRNKEVKRALKKKWRKINLAWK, via the coding sequence ATGATCCTTGGGAACCTCAGTGGACCGAGTGAATTCAGACTCCTGGGTTTTTCTGGAAACTCTCATTTGCACCCTTTGCTCTTTGTAATTTTATTATCTCTTTATATCCTCACCTTGGTGGCTAACACAGTGATAGCTTTCACAATAAACACCGATAACTCCCTTCACACCCCCATGTATTTCTTCCTCACTCAGCTCTCCTGTCTGGATATCTGCTATTTATCAGCCATGATCCCAACCATCCTGGAGAACCTGGTGGTGGGAACAGTAAGTATTTCCAAGGCAAGATGTGCCATgcaaatgtttttcttccttttcttcggGGTTGCTGAATGTTTCCTCTTGGCTGCCATGTCCCTCGATCGTTATTTCGCAGTTTGCCACCCCTTGCACTACACAATTATCATGAGCAGCAGGGTCTGCAGGGGCCTGGTTGCTGGCTGTTACAtttgtggggctgctgtgggtttAATTCACACCCTGATAACCTTCAGCTCACCCTTGTGTGGCTCTGCCATCGACCACTTCTTCTGTGAGATCCAGCCCCTGCTGGACCTGCTCTGTGGCAACACCTTGCCAAGAGAGCTCCAGGTCATTCTGGTGGCTGTCTTTGCTATTCTCAGCCCTTTCTTACTCGTCATTTATTCTTATATTCATATCATTTCCACCATTCTTCACATGGCATCGGCTGAGAGCCAGCAGAAAGCGTTTTCCACTTGCTCCTCACACCTCTTGGTTGTGACTCTGTTTTATGGCACTGCAGGCTCCACATACCTGCGGCCAAAATCCACCTACTGTGCAGCTGTGGATAAATTCCTCTCACTCTCTTATTCTGTGCTGACTCCTCTGTTGAATCCCATCATTTACAGCTTGAGGAATAAGGAGGTGAAAAGAGCCTTgaagaaaaaatggagaaaaattaatttagcgTGGAAGTGA